One Elgaria multicarinata webbii isolate HBS135686 ecotype San Diego chromosome 7, rElgMul1.1.pri, whole genome shotgun sequence DNA window includes the following coding sequences:
- the LOC134401485 gene encoding LOW QUALITY PROTEIN: OTU domain-containing protein 4-like (The sequence of the model RefSeq protein was modified relative to this genomic sequence to represent the inferred CDS: deleted 1 base in 1 codon), whose protein sequence is MDSYLRSQGLYHKRVAKDGSCLFRAVAEQVFHSQSQHLDIRMACINYLRENREQFEAFIEGPFEEYLKGLENPQEWVGQVEISALSLMYKKDFIIYQEPNSTPLHVTENGFPDKVLLCFSNGSHYDIVYPIKYTLNAALCQSILYEWLYEKVLDVNMSQIIEELTPPDVTKDGNGDSEASVSEDEGTESETATLSYTNGLKLRAGKKLHKHGKSNPITLPKNVLRSLNPSVYQNIEYDVWQQTKRDQQKRDFSIAAGMQYSVGDKCQVGLDHNGRFYNAHIQEVQSANGPVVVFVEELGAKHSVLLKNLNPLPQGAPLESWSTVLGKKIKKNCSSAGQSIQTDADCRESKNPNKPVRTPLALPPRLQGPRQHHLCSPGIRSEQPSPEHKMPVRNPSQVARKADRERTEELDSANRDCNYFGLSRGMQRETGDKRNAFTLCASVTG, encoded by the exons ATGGACAGCTACTTGCGCTCTCAGGGACTGTACCACAAGCGGGTGGCGAAGGACGGCTCGTGCCTCTTCCGTGCCGTGGCGGAGCAGGTTTTCCACTCTCAATCTCAGCATCTTGACATTCGGATGGCCTGTATAAACTACCTGCGGGAAAACAGAGAACAGTTTGAAGCGTTTATAGAGGGACCATTTGAAGAATATTTGAAGGGTCTGGAAAATCCACAGGAATGGGTTGGACAAGTGGAAATAAGTGCCCTTTCTCTTATGTACAAAAAAGATTTTATAATATATCAGGAACCAAATTCCACTCCTTTGCATGTCACTGAAAATGGCTTTCCTGACAAGGTACTGCTGTGTTTTTCAAATGGCAGCCATTATGATATTGTCTATCCTATAAAATATACACTTAATGCTGCTCTTTGTCAGTCTATTCTCTATGAATGGCTGTATGAGAAAGTGCTTGATGTCAACATGAGTCAAATCATAGAAGAACTTACCCCTCCAGATGTGACTAAGGATGGCAATGGGGACAGTGAAGCCTCTGTCTCAGAGGATGAAGGCACAGAAAGTGAAACAGCCACACTAAGTTATACAAATGGATTGAAGCTCCGTGCGGGCAAGAAGCTTCACAAACATGGAAAATCCAACCCTATTACCTTGCCTAAAAATGTTCTTCGGTCACTCAATCCATCAGTTTACCAAAATATTGAATATGATGTCTGGCAGCAAACAAAGCGAGATCAGCAAAAACGGGATTTTTCTATTGCTGCTGGCATGCAATATTCAGTTGGAGATAAATGTCAAGTCGGTTTAGACCACAATGGAAGGTTTTACAATGCTCACATCCAAGAAGTTCAGTCTGCAAATGGGCCGGTGGTGGTCTTTGTGGAAGAACTTGGTGCCAAGCATTCAGTGTTGTTGAAGAACCTTAATCCACTTCCACAGGGAGCTCCTCTGGAGAGCTGGAGCACTGTGctgggaaagaaaataaaaaaaaactgctccAGTGCA GGGCAAAGCATTCAGACGGATGCCGACTGCAGAGAGTCAAAGAATCCAAACAAGCCAGTGAGAACCCCCTTGGCGCTGCCTCCTCGGCTGCAGGGCCCAAGGCAGCATCACTTGTGCAGTCCCGGGATACGTTCGGAACAACCCTCTCCTGAGCACAAAATGCCAGTCCGAAATCCCTCGCAGGTTGCAAGAAAGGCTGATCGTGAGAGAACAGAAGAGTTGGACTCCGCAAATAGGGATTGTAACTATTTTGGCCTCTCCAGAGGAATGCAGAGAGAAACAGGAGATAAAAGAAATGCATTCACTTTATGTGCTTCAGTTACGGGATGA